A segment of the Leptolyngbya sp. NIES-3755 genome:
ATCCAACAAAGCAGCAGCATTGATGATTTTTTGAATTTAACTGCCATATCCGAACTCGGTAAAGTTGCGGTGCGCTAGAATCAAGCCTACCGCTGAGGGTTTAAACATCAAAGTGGTAGCGAACTGCTCCAGTTTTCGGATCGTTCATGACTTCGGCAAAACCTGCTTTGGTCGCTTCCATCAGTAGGGCTTGAACGTGTTCGGGTTCGAGTTGGGTGTGCATTGCAGCTTGGGCGATCGAGAGTTGTCCACCTTGCTCTTTGGCAGCTCTTAATAGCTTTTGCATTGGAGATAGAGAAGCGGTTGGATCAGTGGGCTGAGCTGGTAACTGTTCTCGGAGGGGTGCAATATCGGTTAGGTTGAGATGGATGGTCTGATTTGCAGTTGTGCCGCTTCCGTGTAAGCCTCTTAAGTAGGTGTTTCTTGCTTCAATTGCACTTGGAATCAGCGCGAGATCGATTAATTGACCGATTCCACAGAGACCAAAGGTGAATAGATACAGCAAACCGAGTCCAATTTGCCCTGAATAAAATCGTTGTACTCCGCTGATTCCAATCAAACACAAACACCATAAAAGGTAGGCGGTTCCAGTATTAAGCTGCTGCATGGTTGAAATCCTTTACCCTTAGAGCTTTTATAACTAGACTACCCACCCTATCTCGTAAAAACTTCATGAAGAGAGAATTTAATACAGATCGGTATTTCCGACGTTTTCAGCAAAAAAACACCTTCCACTTGAGAAGATGTTTGACTTAAGCCATTGGTTTTGCAATCTGGTTAATTTTTACTGTCTGAGGGATTACGGTAGAACCAGAGGAAGTAGATGACCAGTCCAATTTGCACAGGAACCAAGATGAGAACGTTTCTTAGAAATGGATTGATATCGATCGAGGAAAAAGCGCTGAAATAACCTAATCCAAGAGCCGAGTAGAGAAAAAGCAGCGATGGCTTGGAGAGTTTTGCCATGGTTTTAGAGGTAAGAAGAATCAAGAATAGCCTAACCTCGATCTTTGATAGTTAGGCTGGATTGTATTAGAACCAAGCTTTCTTGGCTTTGATATAAGTATTCACGAATTCTTCATCGGTCTTAGTCAAGTAGATTACGCCTTCCACGATTCCGATGATCATCATTACCAGTGCTGCAATTCCACAGGTAACAACGCCTCCTACTAGACTCACAACTAGAGCAATGATTTCCTCAGTCGTGTAGCCTAAGATAAATTTATGAATGCCAAGGTAGCCTAACAAAATTGCACAAATGCCTGCCGCAATTTTCTTGCCTGCGTCGCCAGATGTTCCGCTTGTCATGTGTTTGATTTCCTTTTGAAGCTCATCAGTTCTGCTGGAAGTGTACCCTAGCATCAGGAGATACGTACATAAAGTTTACATTCAAATGCGTATAATTGCGGAATAAGTTGCTGTTAGAGTTTAAAGCTGTACCGTAATTACTGAGACAGTCTGTGGGGACGATCGATGCAATGATCAGGAATTATGAAGCGATTGATTGACTATCTGTACCACATCAAACCGGGTAAAGCGATTCTCTGGTGCTATCTCATTTGGTATCTGGTGACGGTCTATTTTTACTTCGATCCTTCACCGAAAATTTGGATCAACTCGATCGGAATTAGTGCAGTGATTGGAACGGCTTTGCTCCTCAGTGTTTCTGCTCAAGGTCGAGATTTTTGGCAGGTTTTTCGGCTGTTTTTGATGCCGTTCTGTGTGTCTAGCTTTTCCGCTTTGATTAAAGGACAGAATTTTTTTATTGTGATATCGCCAAGGATTGAGGAAACGATCGTCGCAGTCGCTTTGTGTGGATTGTTCCTTTGTACGATCGCAGTCATCAAAACTACGAGGAAGATTTGATACAAGCTGCATCTAGGAGAGAGAATCGATCGCTGTTAAAGACTGAGCAGCGAGAAAGTTTGCTGAGTGCTGGAGTTTTTTCTAAGTTGTTGAGAGCATTGGTATAGGCAGGTTGAAAGCTTTCGAGCCAATCCGCTTTTTGTAGAAATTCAGGCGTGAAGGTTGTGTTCTCAAGCAGCCAGAATTTGATCTGGTATTGGTCGATCGCACCTTTCGCCAAAGTCAGATCAGAACTATACTGCGCTTGCATCACATCAATGATTCGCTGCCGAATTTGATTGTAGTAGCCAAGATGAAATGGGAGCGAATGTTCTCGACTAAATAAGACCGATCGCTGAGCGAATGTTGCAATATTATTGGCTTCATCTGAGAGAGTCGCAACTACAATATCTTTCGGCTGCGATCGCAGAAATTGATAAAGGGCTGCATTGTTGCTCACTCGATAATTTGTGTTTGGAAAGCCGCTCGAAACTTGAGGATATACCAGTAAAACAATACCGAGAACAAGCACTAAACTTAGCTTAGTGACAGTCGATCGAAAAGCAGCATCGAGTAGGACTGTGAACACGATTCCAGCAGCGATCGCTAAAACAATCCGAAAACTATGAGTCGTGTATCGAGTTGGAAAAAATAATCGCAGTAACAATAGATGAGCCGCTGTGTAGAGTGCTAAAGACACCCAAATTATTTTAGAAAGAACTGAAATCCGATCGTTGATTTGCTGTATCAGTGGAAATTTAGAGCGATACCGAAGCAAAATTGGTAACAACAATCCAAGCCAAATGAGTGGAGGCATCAGCGGTGGGATGATTCCGCTATGTTCTCCAACGAGCCAGAAAATCCAAGGATTCGGATTGAAAAAGGGATGTCTGCCACCAGGATGGAGTTCGGGCATTGTTAAAGCTTGCGATCGCGTAATTAATGGCGCAAATTCCGCAGACGAAAGCGCGTAAGGAATTAATGCGATCGCGCTTAATCCAATTCCAATAAAAACCAGTGAATTCGCTTGGAATCGCAGCTTTCCAGAGTCCCAGTGCCAGAGTTTTAGAAATAGAAGTGAGAGCGTAATAAACACAAGGGGCGGATAAATCAACGCTTGTAGAATCAGAGTCACTAGAATTCCAAATCGCTGATTCCGAATTAAATAGTATAGAAACGCCAAAAATAGTGGGGTCACGAAAGATCTCGGTGTTGCAGAACTGAGATCATCTCGAAACCATAAGCTTTGATTGAGCAGCAGCGTTGAGGTAAAAGCTGCGATCGGAACCGGGAACAATCGCAGCACGATCGCAAAACTGTAAATTGTTGCAATTAGTCCTAGTCCAATTGGAAGCACTTTACTAAACCAAAGCGACTCGATTCCGAACAGTGCCATCAATTGATAGATTGCCGCGTATCCAGGTGGGGTGATTGATTTGAAATACTGAGCAATAAGATCATTCGGCAACAAAGAGGGATCAATAAATTGCTGCATCCAAAAGACGTATTCTCGTGCATCGTCCTGGACTACGTACTCAGCGCGAAAAGCCTTCTGAAGTGCGAGAGCACCGTAGAACAGAGCAAAGCCTAGAGAGAAACTGAACCAAACTGCGATCGAGGATCGATCGGGCTTTTGATCGGATGGAATTAAAAATCGATGGATGCGCGAAATGAGCATTGATAGAGAATCCGGAATAGAAATGCCACTCAATCACAATCTTCATCTTCAATCAGTGCAGCTTGATTCACTAGGTGAAAAGGAATCTATTACTAGATACTGTTGAATACAACTTGGATTGTCGTGTTTCTAATACTACTAGATTAGAAGTAGAGTCTCTGAAAAGATTCATTCTAGAAATTTAATCAGTAGCATTTATAACTTTGGAGGCTTAGACAGCTTGATTGATCTCTGTAATTTGCAAGTTACATTTGCAACGAAAACAACCTTAAAAGACATAATGTTCGCATATAAAGCTTGTATAAAGCTGTAGACTGAAACTTGCAAAACTTTACGCAGGCTGACTACAGTTAGGGGCAATCTGAGCGGGTTTCTAGAGTAAAAATTAATGTCCAAAATATTGCTGACTTTCGCGTAGAAGCAGTATTTTCATCTGGTAGAGTTGGTTCGGGAGACAATTCACGCGCATCGTAAGTTGAATCTCATACATGGCTGATTTAACACACATGGTTTCATCGTCTGATCCAAAACTAACGACGATCGAGCATTCTTTAACATCGGTTGAACCGATCCATCCTGGTTCAGAAAATGACCGATTTCTAGAGCACTATCAAAAGTTCACTGGGGAGTCTCACGCAGAATTATTGTGGCGAGTTCCTACGAGTTCTAAGCAAAGAAAAGGATGGCGCGATCGCGGTCGTGATCTCTTGGTTGAAATCATCGTGAAGCTAATTCGGTAATGCTTCAGGGCAATGAGTAACGGTTTTCTGCTGGGTTTCTAACGAATCGTACATTGAACAATCCTGAATAGAGGAACGGACGCGATCGCGGATTTTAGAAGAGAGCGACCTTTCAGTTATTCGGAACATTGTTCTACCATTCCGCCCTCGAATTATGGCTAACAATGCTACCTCAGATGCTAGTGCTAACTTTCTAGCCAATCTGCTTTCCTCACTTCCAGCAGAAGAGATCCAGTTCCAAAAGTACTGGTCAACGATTCGGCGACGGTGGCTTACGATCGCTGGACTGACTGCGTTATCTTCTGGAGCCGCAGTAGTTTACAGTCTGCACCAGTCTCCGCGATATGTTGCCTCTGGTAAGCTCATGCTGAAGGTGGACAGTACTTCATCGCTGATTGGTCTAGAAAATGATCCTGGACGATTGCAAGCATTAACAACTAAGAGCGATCCGGTGAGTACTCAAGCAGAGGTCGTTCGATCAGAACCGATTGCGAAAAAAGCGATCGCACATTTCAAGCTGTCAGAGCCGTCGGGCGAACCGTTGACCGTTCAAGCCTTTAGTCGCAATCTCAGTGTTCGACAAATGACAGGCACAGATATTTTGCAAATCTCTTACACGGATGGTGATCCGAACCGAGCAGCGGAGGTTGTTAACTTCGTGATGCAGGCTTATTTAACCCGCAATCAGCAATCGAATCGAGCAGACGCGATTGCAGCTAGAAAGTTCATCGAAACACAGTTGCCCGCCAGTCAAGCGGCTGTGACCGAAGCAGAATCGAGACTCAAAGCATTTAAAGAAAACAGCGGTGTGATTGAACTCGACAAAGAAGTAGGTTCAACCGTTGAAACTTTAGCCAATCTAAAACAGCAAATTACTCAAACTGAGATTCAACTGGCTCAGGCAACTACACGATCGCAGGTTTTGAGCCAGCAGTTAAATGTTGCTCCCGAAACAGCGTTAACCATTAGCAATCTGAACCAGTCGGAAAGTGTGAGAAAGGCTCGTTCTGACTGGGATCAAGTACGATCGCAGTTAATCAGAGAACGGGCAAGATTTTCTCCGAAACATCCCGCGATCGCATTACTTCAACGACAAGAAGCAGAAGCGCGAACTGTCTATCAATCGAGAATTCAAGAAGTGACAGGGGGTAGCACAATTCCACTGACTCAGCTTCAAATGGGTGAAACTGGACAGGGGCAAATCGGTGCTTTAGCAGAATCAGAGGTGAATCGTCGGGCGTTAGCCTCTCAACTAACAGCACTTAGACAAGCGGAAGCAAAGTATTCTAGTCGATCGAGAGAACTTCCGGCACTCGAAAAAACTCAACGAGAGCTAGAGCGTCAAAGAAATGCGGCACAGGAAACTTACAAAATATTGCTTACAAAGCGCCAAGAAGCCTTGGTCGGGGAAAATCAAACGGCGGCAAACACAGAAATTGTCGCAACGGCTGATCCGCCTGATAAACCTGTTTCGGCTCGATTGTTGTTAATGTTGGCAGCGGGGGGCGCGATCGGGCTTGTTTTAGGAATTATCTTTGCGTTCTTCAGCGATCGGAATGATCGATCGGTTCGCAGTTTGAAAGATGCTCGATCGTTGTTTGGCTATCCTTTGCTCGGTGTGATTCCTAAAGTCGAGTTTCCCACTTACGAGGAGCATGGATTCGCAACAATGCAGCATCGTTCGGTGTTTCCAGCACAAGAAGCGTATCAGATGCTTCATGCGAACCTAAAGCTTTTGAAGTCAGATCAGCCGATTCAATCGATGGTGATCACGAGTTCTGGGCGGCAGGAAGGAAAATCTACGATCGCAGCAAATCTCGCGGTGGCAATGACCCAAGTTCAACGGCGAGTCTTGTTGATTGATGCTGATTTTCGTAATCCTTCGCAGCATCATCTTTGGGGGCTAACGAACCAATTCGGCTTGAGTAATGTTCTGGTCGGTCAAGTTCCATTTTCAGCAGCAGTCCAGCAGATTACATCAAACTTGCATGTTTTAACGATTGGGGCGATTCCACCGAACCCGATCGCATTGCTCGACTCTCAAAGAATGCGAGAGCTAATTCAATCCTTCACCCAAGTGTATGATGTGGTTCTTCTCGATACTCCCGCACTGTCAGGAACCGCAGATACAGCCATTTTGAACACGATGGTGGATGGTGCATTGTTAGTCGTTCGACCGGGTGTCGTGAATGTTCCGAATGCGATCGCGGCAAAACAGTTCCTCGCACAGTCGGGTCAAACCATTCTAGGGGTCGTGATCAATGATGTAGTGGCGGAAAAAGAGCCAGAAGGAACGTTCTACGGCACTCAAGTCGATCAAAGTTCTTATCTCAACAATCTTCTCTAAATTTTTCAAATGACTATGAATGTAGGACAAGTCTCTGTGATTGTCCCGGTTTACAATGCCGAGCAATACATCGAAGAGACATTACGATCGCTCTTTTCTCAAACGTACGAGAATTTCGAGGTGATCATTGTAGATGATGGTTCACCGGATAACAGTATCGCGCTCTGCCGACAGTTCGATGATCCGAGGCTAAAGATTGTTCAACAGAAGAATCGAGGCTTACCGGGCGCGAGAAATACAGGAATTCGTCATGCTCAGGGAGAGTATCTTTCATTGCTCGATGCGGATGATTTGTGGTTGCCTGAAAAGCTCGAAAAGCATGTCAAGCATCTACAAGCATCACCGAAAGTAGGAGTGAGTTTTAGCTATTCAGTGTTCATTGATGAACAAAGTCGATCGATGGGACTGTATCAGATGCCAAGAAAGATTCGGAACATTACCCCACCGTATGTTCTGTGTCGGAATCCGGTTGGAAATGGTTCTGCGGCTGTGATTCGACGGGAAACATTTGAGGACATCAAGTTCCAGGATGATCTCTATGGAGTCACAGAGGATTTCTACTTTGATGAACGACTGAGATTCGAGAAAGCAGATGCGACTGATTTAGAGTGCTGGACAAGGATTGCAGCAACGACTAAATGGCAGCTTGAAGGCATTCCTGAAGCATTGACACTCTATCGGATTAATGCGGGTGGATTGTCTGCGAATGCCATGATTCAATATCGGGCGATCGAGAAAGTGATCGAAAAGTCCTGTAAGAATTCTCCAGAAGTTCTCGGTGCTTATGAACAGTTGGCGAAAGCTTACTATATGCGCTATGTGGCTCGTCGTGCAGTCACTCTACGCGATGGAGAAATGGCAGTCGAAACCATGAATACTGCCTTGAGCCAAGACATCCGAATCTTGTTTGAGGAACCTCGACGAACTTTGATCACCATGATGGCTGCTTATTCGCTGAAATTCACGCCTCGATCGCTTTACACCTGGATGGAAAGAGCCGCTTTCAAAGTGACCGGAGCAACACAGAAACAGCGTATTTCTGAGGTGAGATAATGCGCGTCAATCTTTGCAATATTGAAATCGATCGCTGTTCATTCCAAGAAGCTCTCGAATTGATTGTGAACCAAGCGGCATCCGGAACTGAACCAAAGTACGTAGTGACTCCGAATGCTCACCATTTGGTCACACTGCAACGCGATCGACATTTTCGTAAGATCTATCAAGATGCCTTTTTATCGGTTGCAGATGGTGTTCCTTTACTCTGGGCTGCGAAGTTTTTGGGAACTCCATTAAGCGATCGAGTCAACGGAACAGATTTGTTCGAGGAACTGTGCCGATTCGCCGCTGAGAACAATCTTTCGGTGTTTTTATTAGGAGGAAGACCACAAGCTGCCGATCGCGCCGCAACGGTTCTAAAACAGCGGTATCCGAGATTGAAACTAGCAGGAACGTACTGTCCGCCGTTTGGATTTGAAAAAGATGCGATCGAGGTTGAGAACATCAATCAAAGAATCCGAGCAGCAAAACCGCACATTTTATTTGTCGGACTCGGTGCGCCGAAACAAGAATATTGGATGTATCAGCATTGTCGATCGATCAATGTTCCTGTGTCGTTAGGAATTGGCGTAAGTTTTGAATTTGTTGCAGGGATGGTTAAACGCGCTCCGGGTTGGATGCAGCAAACAGGCTTGGAATGGTTATATCGATTGGTTAGTGAACCGGGAAGGCTCTGGCGACGGTATCTCGTTTGTAATTCGGTGTTTGTTTGGTTGGTCTTGAAGCAGAAATTTAACTTGCTAAGACAGCCATCGATTTCTGAGGGACTATGAAGCTAAGAATCTATTCGGATCGCAGTCTATTACAGCCAGGAATGATGCCGAGTGCAATCCTGTACCCGTTTTGGCGGGATTTGTATTCGGATCAGCTTTTTGGCTGGAAAAGTGCTTATGATCGCTATGTTCAAATTGGTCAGTCTATCTTTGAACTAACAACGCTTGAAGAGGCTGATTTTGCAGTTCTGCCGTTTGATTGGCGGGAGGTAAGAGGAGATACTTGGCGCACTCCGATTAACCGATCGCTACAAAATCTAGCGATTCAGTTTGCAGAGCGAGCCAAAGGTAAGCCGTTGATCATTTTCTTTGGTAGTGATTGTTCTGATGAAAAGATTCCGATCGAGAATGCGATCGTCTTTCGACAATCAATTTATCGATCGAATGCTGATCCGAATAGCTTTGTGTTTCCCTTCTTCTGTGAGGATTACATTGCAGAGTACTTTCAGAGTGAACTTCCAATCCGAGCTAAGCGCGAAAAGCCAACGATTGGATTTTGTGGATTTGCTAGACCGCTCTCGATTCGTAGGCAGCTACAAACGCCGCTTTATTATGCTTACAGACTAGCTACTCAAGGAACAATCAAAGCCTCACTCTACAAAGGTCAATCCCTTAGATTTTCAGCACTGCGATTGTTAGCGAACGATCCCGAAATTGAGACAAACTTTAAAATTCGCGATCGCGCTGTTTTTTTTCATGCTCCGAGTCCGGATGAGAAGCAACGCGCCCGAATGGAGTTTGTAGAGAACATGACTGACAGTGACTATGTGTTCTGCTGTCGTGGTGCTGGAAACTATTCCAACCGATTGTACGAAGTGCTGTCCTGTGGTCGGATTCCGGTGCTGTTGAACACAGACTGTGAACTGCCACTAGACCCCTGGATTGATTGGAAAAAGTACTGTGTTTGGGTCGAAGAAAAAGACTTACCGCATTTAGGTGAAAAGATTGTCGAATTTCACCAATCCTTATCTGCTGAGGACTTTGTGGACTTGCAGTACGAATGTCGATCGCTCTGGAAACAATGGCTATCACCAGAGGGATTTTTTGAGAACTTCGATCGTTATTTTCTGCCCGAAAGACACCTTGTAAATAATTTCTAGAGGTGAACAATGTCACTTTGTGAAGTCAGAGTTACAACTTACAAGCGACCGGATTTGCTGAAACGATCGATCGAGACATTGATCAATCAAACTTACCCGAATTGGAAAGCGATCGTACTTGATGATTCCCCTGCTCAAGAGGGAAAAGCTGTGATTGAAGCTTTCAATGATGCTCGAATTGTCTACAAGCCGAATCCACAAAATTTAGGACGCACAAAGAATCTAGATTACGCCTTTCAATCTAGTGCAATGATTGGGGGGACTTACGCTTTTGTGCTGGAAGACGATAACTATCTGTATGCCGAATTCATTGAGAAAAATATTCGATCGCTGAATACTCACAATGTCAATCTCATCATGCGAAATCAAGAGATTCGACTGGAAGAGAACGGCACCTCTATTCCAACCGGAAAGACTTCTAGAGGTCGATGGTTTCGGACCGGACTCTATGCTCCGTTTGAAGTTCATGCTCGATTGTTCTTTTGCGAAGGCATTTCAAACGGAGGAATGTTCTGGCGGACGGATAAAATTCAGTCAAATTTACAGGTCGGAACTCAAGTCGATGATGCTTGGCATCAAGAACTCTACCGCACCTTACAGCTTGAAGAGCCATTGTTCTTTGAATCAGAGCCGCTTTGTGTTTGGACAGGATTTGAGGAGCCACAGAAAGAACCAGATAACTTAAGAGAATCCCTTTTTTCGCTGCCTGCTCGATACAACAAAGTCACGCAGTTTATTCTCTCAAAATTGATTCAAAAGTATGGTGATTCGTTTGTTCAGATTGCTGCCGAAGTTGCCGCAACCGAGAAAGACGAAGCCATCATCTTAGAGCGTCAATTGCTGAATGTTCGATATCTTAACTATCGATTCCAGCATATTCGCCAGATTGAGCGCGTCTTGCTGCTGCTGAAAAACTACTTCAGGAGTCTTCAGGCACAGCGTTTCGTAAAAAGGCTCCCTGTTCCATCCACGTTACATCACTAATTTATGTACTTAATCAAGCAATTCATCCGATCGCTGCTCCGCAAAACACCTTACGAACTTCGCAAAAAGCTGCCTGCTCCGACGCTGAACGGAGTTGAACTTGGACTCGCTTACTATTGGCAATACAATCCCGATGCAACCTTAGTTCAGATCGGCGCGTGTGATGGTGTATCGAATGATCCGATCTCTGGATTTATTCGTAGACGCAATGTTCGTGCTGTTCTCGTTGAACCGATCGAGAGTTCATTTCGTAAGCTCAAAGCGGTGTATGCAGACACTCCAAATGCACGAATTGTTCAAGCTGCGATCGCACAACAAGACGGATTGGCAACCTTCTACAAAGTGGCGGAAACCGGTCGATGGGCGGATTGTACTTGGGCACCGCAATGGGCATCATTCAACAAGCAGCACTTGTTAAAACATGGGGTGAAACCGAGCGAAATTGAAGCGGTGGATGTTCCTTGTCTGACTCTACGATCGCTGATTGAACAGT
Coding sequences within it:
- a CDS encoding hypothetical protein (similar to AA sequence:cyanobase_aa:cce_1791) — translated: MQQLNTGTAYLLWCLCLIGISGVQRFYSGQIGLGLLYLFTFGLCGIGQLIDLALIPSAIEARNTYLRGLHGSGTTANQTIHLNLTDIAPLREQLPAQPTDPTASLSPMQKLLRAAKEQGGQLSIAQAAMHTQLEPEHVQALLMEATKAGFAEVMNDPKTGAVRYHFDV
- a CDS encoding TM2 domain-containing protein (similar to AA sequence:cyanobase_aa:LBDG_29620), whose product is MTSGTSGDAGKKIAAGICAILLGYLGIHKFILGYTTEEIIALVVSLVGGVVTCGIAALVMMIIGIVEGVIYLTKTDEEFVNTYIKAKKAWF
- a CDS encoding hypothetical protein (hypothetical protein MicvaDRAFT_0270;~similar to AA sequence:cyanobase_aa:LBDG_01100) translates to MKRLIDYLYHIKPGKAILWCYLIWYLVTVYFYFDPSPKIWINSIGISAVIGTALLLSVSAQGRDFWQVFRLFLMPFCVSSFSALIKGQNFFIVISPRIEETIVAVALCGLFLCTIAVIKTTRKI
- a CDS encoding hypothetical protein (hypothetical protein MC7420_5543;~similar to AA sequence:cyanobase_aa:LBDG_26100), which produces MLISRIHRFLIPSDQKPDRSSIAVWFSFSLGFALFYGALALQKAFRAEYVVQDDAREYVFWMQQFIDPSLLPNDLIAQYFKSITPPGYAAIYQLMALFGIESLWFSKVLPIGLGLIATIYSFAIVLRLFPVPIAAFTSTLLLNQSLWFRDDLSSATPRSFVTPLFLAFLYYLIRNQRFGILVTLILQALIYPPLVFITLSLLFLKLWHWDSGKLRFQANSLVFIGIGLSAIALIPYALSSAEFAPLITRSQALTMPELHPGGRHPFFNPNPWIFWLVGEHSGIIPPLMPPLIWLGLLLPILLRYRSKFPLIQQINDRISVLSKIIWVSLALYTAAHLLLLRLFFPTRYTTHSFRIVLAIAAGIVFTVLLDAAFRSTVTKLSLVLVLGIVLLVYPQVSSGFPNTNYRVSNNAALYQFLRSQPKDIVVATLSDEANNIATFAQRSVLFSREHSLPFHLGYYNQIRQRIIDVMQAQYSSDLTLAKGAIDQYQIKFWLLENTTFTPEFLQKADWLESFQPAYTNALNNLEKTPALSKLSRCSVFNSDRFSLLDAACIKSSS
- a CDS encoding lipopolysaccharide biosynthesis protein (similar to AA sequence:cyanobase_aa:Npun_R1496) gives rise to the protein MANNATSDASANFLANLLSSLPAEEIQFQKYWSTIRRRWLTIAGLTALSSGAAVVYSLHQSPRYVASGKLMLKVDSTSSLIGLENDPGRLQALTTKSDPVSTQAEVVRSEPIAKKAIAHFKLSEPSGEPLTVQAFSRNLSVRQMTGTDILQISYTDGDPNRAAEVVNFVMQAYLTRNQQSNRADAIAARKFIETQLPASQAAVTEAESRLKAFKENSGVIELDKEVGSTVETLANLKQQITQTEIQLAQATTRSQVLSQQLNVAPETALTISNLNQSESVRKARSDWDQVRSQLIRERARFSPKHPAIALLQRQEAEARTVYQSRIQEVTGGSTIPLTQLQMGETGQGQIGALAESEVNRRALASQLTALRQAEAKYSSRSRELPALEKTQRELERQRNAAQETYKILLTKRQEALVGENQTAANTEIVATADPPDKPVSARLLLMLAAGGAIGLVLGIIFAFFSDRNDRSVRSLKDARSLFGYPLLGVIPKVEFPTYEEHGFATMQHRSVFPAQEAYQMLHANLKLLKSDQPIQSMVITSSGRQEGKSTIAANLAVAMTQVQRRVLLIDADFRNPSQHHLWGLTNQFGLSNVLVGQVPFSAAVQQITSNLHVLTIGAIPPNPIALLDSQRMRELIQSFTQVYDVVLLDTPALSGTADTAILNTMVDGALLVVRPGVVNVPNAIAAKQFLAQSGQTILGVVINDVVAEKEPEGTFYGTQVDQSSYLNNLL
- a CDS encoding glycosyl transferase family 2 (similar to AA sequence:cyanobase_aa:PCC7424_4579), which encodes MNVGQVSVIVPVYNAEQYIEETLRSLFSQTYENFEVIIVDDGSPDNSIALCRQFDDPRLKIVQQKNRGLPGARNTGIRHAQGEYLSLLDADDLWLPEKLEKHVKHLQASPKVGVSFSYSVFIDEQSRSMGLYQMPRKIRNITPPYVLCRNPVGNGSAAVIRRETFEDIKFQDDLYGVTEDFYFDERLRFEKADATDLECWTRIAATTKWQLEGIPEALTLYRINAGGLSANAMIQYRAIEKVIEKSCKNSPEVLGAYEQLAKAYYMRYVARRAVTLRDGEMAVETMNTALSQDIRILFEEPRRTLITMMAAYSLKFTPRSLYTWMERAAFKVTGATQKQRISEVR
- a CDS encoding glycosyl transferase, WecB/TagA/CpsF family (similar to AA sequence:cyanobase_aa:PCC7424_0239), with protein sequence MRVNLCNIEIDRCSFQEALELIVNQAASGTEPKYVVTPNAHHLVTLQRDRHFRKIYQDAFLSVADGVPLLWAAKFLGTPLSDRVNGTDLFEELCRFAAENNLSVFLLGGRPQAADRAATVLKQRYPRLKLAGTYCPPFGFEKDAIEVENINQRIRAAKPHILFVGLGAPKQEYWMYQHCRSINVPVSLGIGVSFEFVAGMVKRAPGWMQQTGLEWLYRLVSEPGRLWRRYLVCNSVFVWLVLKQKFNLLRQPSISEGL
- a CDS encoding glycosyl transferase family 2 (similar to AA sequence:cyanobase_aa:PCC8801_3748) gives rise to the protein MSLCEVRVTTYKRPDLLKRSIETLINQTYPNWKAIVLDDSPAQEGKAVIEAFNDARIVYKPNPQNLGRTKNLDYAFQSSAMIGGTYAFVLEDDNYLYAEFIEKNIRSLNTHNVNLIMRNQEIRLEENGTSIPTGKTSRGRWFRTGLYAPFEVHARLFFCEGISNGGMFWRTDKIQSNLQVGTQVDDAWHQELYRTLQLEEPLFFESEPLCVWTGFEEPQKEPDNLRESLFSLPARYNKVTQFILSKLIQKYGDSFVQIAAEVAATEKDEAIILERQLLNVRYLNYRFQHIRQIERVLLLLKNYFRSLQAQRFVKRLPVPSTLHH
- a CDS encoding hypothetical protein (hypothetical protein MICAK_40003;~similar to AA sequence:cyanobase_aa:LBDG_48540), with protein sequence MYLIKQFIRSLLRKTPYELRKKLPAPTLNGVELGLAYYWQYNPDATLVQIGACDGVSNDPISGFIRRRNVRAVLVEPIESSFRKLKAVYADTPNARIVQAAIAQQDGLATFYKVAETGRWADCTWAPQWASFNKQHLLKHGVKPSEIEAVDVPCLTLRSLIEQFDLGKIDFLQIDTEGFDAVVVEMALNLADPPDCINFENAHLDLSTQETLFQNLKTAGYVWTHDGLNTLAIHHSIVKHWSNPVSQLLV